Within the Arthrobacter sp. V1I7 genome, the region ACGTGTACCAGGAGCCCGGGCCCAGGATGACCCAGTCCGCGAGTTCAATGGCCGTGAGGGCTTCCAGGCAGGCCGGGGCGTCCTCGGGCAGCAGGCGGACGTGCTCCAGCGAACCGGCAACCGCGCATTTCGCCTGACCGCTGAGGGTCTGCAGCACCGAGGTGCCGTCCGGGGCGGAGACGCGGACCTGGCCCTCGATGGTGAGCGGGACGCTGGACATCGGCAGGACCTCGCCGCGGGCGCCCAGCAGGGCACCGGCCCACCTGAGGCCGGCCACGGTGTCGCCGAGGAGTTCCCAGAGCGTCACGATCAGCAGGTTGCCCATGGCATGTTCGTCGAGGGACCCGCCGCGGCCCTTGCCGGGCAGGAACCGGTGCTGCATGACATCGCGCCAGGTGCGGCCCCAGTCGGTGTCGTCGCACAAGGCGGAAAGCGCCATCCGCAGGTCTCCGGGCGGGAGGACGCCGTACTCTTCGCGCAGCCGCCCCGAGGATCCGCCGTCGTCCGCCACGGTGACGATGGCGGTCAGTTCCGAGGTAAGCAGTCGCAGGGCGGACAGTGAGGCGGAGAGGCCGTGACCGCCGCCGAGCGCGACCACGGAGGGGCCCTTGTCCTGCTGGCTGGCGAAAGCAGGGCTGGCCGGCGGGACGAGCGGCAGGGGGCCGGTAAGCAGCGCCATTATTCCCGGCCCAGGTCCCGGTGCGTGGTGGTCACGGTGACGCGCGGATATTGCGCGAGCCGGCGGGAAAGTTCGACGGCGACGGCGACCGAGCGGTGCTTCCCTCCGGTGCAGCCGACGGCAATCGTTGCGTAGTGCTTGTTCTCACGCCGGTAGCCGTCCAACACCGGTTCGAGGGCCAGGACGTAGCGCTCCACGAAGTTGCTGACGCCCTGGGCCTCGAGCACGTAGTCGCTGACGTCCATGTCCAGGCCGGTGTGCGGACGCAGCGCCGGGACCCAGTGCGGGTTGGGGATGAAGCGGGCGTCCGCCACGAAGTTCGCGTCCACCGGAAGGCCGTACTTAAAACCGAAGCTCATGACATTCAGGCGCAACGCCACCGGTCCTGTTTCGCTGAACAGCTCGGTGATCGCGGTGGCCAGTCCATGCACGTTCAGGGCCGAGGTGTCCAGGACGATATCGGCAGAAGTCCGCAGTTCTTGGAGCAGTTCGCGCTCGGCGGCGATGCCATCGAGGATCCTGCCACCGCCCTGCAGGGGGTGCGGGCGCCGGCCCTGTTCGAAGCGG harbors:
- the yvcK gene encoding uridine diphosphate-N-acetylglucosamine-binding protein YvcK, producing the protein MALLTGPLPLVPPASPAFASQQDKGPSVVALGGGHGLSASLSALRLLTSELTAIVTVADDGGSSGRLREEYGVLPPGDLRMALSALCDDTDWGRTWRDVMQHRFLPGKGRGGSLDEHAMGNLLIVTLWELLGDTVAGLRWAGALLGARGEVLPMSSVPLTIEGQVRVSAPDGTSVLQTLSGQAKCAVAGSLEHVRLLPEDAPACLEALTAIELADWVILGPGSWYTSVLPHLLLPEMREALCNTQARRCLTMNLATDTKETLGMTAADHLRVLREYAPEFSIDIVLADPASVPDLREFEQAAGMLGAEVVLGKVGASSRRPIHDTLRLATAYHDIFGNS
- the rapZ gene encoding RNase adapter RapZ, translated to MAESTAGSGTETDRMTPVKPDEAELLVVTGMSGAGRSTASDALEDHGWYVVENLPPQMLGTLAELVSHAPRSISKLAVVMDVRSKELFADIRAALRALEASGVTFQVLFLDADDGVLVRRFEQGRRPHPLQGGGRILDGIAAERELLQELRTSADIVLDTSALNVHGLATAITELFSETGPVALRLNVMSFGFKYGLPVDANFVADARFIPNPHWVPALRPHTGLDMDVSDYVLEAQGVSNFVERYVLALEPVLDGYRRENKHYATIAVGCTGGKHRSVAVAVELSRRLAQYPRVTVTTTHRDLGRE